One window from the genome of Streptomyces sp. WZ-12 encodes:
- a CDS encoding ankyrin repeat domain-containing protein, with protein sequence MSFFDGLPASAPPSEPPQDTLELGPYAPGDDEEFAPAHWFVPAQLPQVAEAGAGPDVRILLTGWEVWPGSVTMRLSVFLRRLRPGRPPAPHGHPGDGALRCGLLLADGRKVTTLDGAPWPPVERRGPTLRMSGGSGGAFHYQLELHLSQLPPAGATQLVVEWPDQQVPETVTVVDAGPLRAAAGGVREVWPDAAPPAERAESRGFRTLATGPAAIMARPTEPEPWTPPAPEPARGDWEFLSPSQWRDPVAVLARLEHGADPTALAPGSPETPLHLAAAHGSPEVVAALLEHGAAVDAPDDQGCTPLWGAVCHGAAAAAEVLLRAGADAWRPQLGGRSPGRLALTTALAPLFAGLPGAVPLSPQERAAVRDADERAAVFRGVRAEGSSVAFVAGVDEAETVRRLGSAWADGPAWAPAPGANPPAPDSWSLDPYGAGAHRAVGVTGVPGGCVLLQPASYVLGTDPLLAALSPGATAYGLYVSPQGGTFGTLARDGRVELSEELGLPPLDRAPEGHWTHRFWSRSLPDDLYDASALAYASAAAGLRVTTPRPVIGPPRRWVEIPADSRLLAQVGSA encoded by the coding sequence GGATCCTGCTCACCGGGTGGGAGGTGTGGCCGGGGTCGGTGACGATGCGGCTGTCGGTCTTCCTGCGGCGGCTCCGTCCCGGCCGCCCGCCCGCGCCGCACGGCCACCCGGGCGACGGGGCGCTGCGCTGCGGCCTGCTGCTGGCCGACGGGCGGAAGGTCACCACCCTCGACGGCGCGCCCTGGCCGCCGGTCGAGCGGCGCGGCCCGACCCTGCGGATGAGCGGCGGCTCCGGCGGCGCCTTCCACTACCAACTGGAGCTGCACCTCTCGCAGTTGCCGCCGGCCGGCGCCACCCAGTTGGTGGTCGAGTGGCCGGACCAGCAGGTGCCCGAGACGGTCACGGTCGTCGACGCCGGGCCGCTGCGGGCGGCGGCCGGCGGGGTGCGGGAGGTCTGGCCGGACGCCGCGCCGCCGGCGGAGCGTGCGGAATCGCGGGGGTTCCGCACGCTCGCCACGGGCCCGGCCGCGATCATGGCCCGGCCGACCGAGCCGGAGCCGTGGACACCGCCCGCGCCCGAACCGGCGCGCGGCGACTGGGAGTTCCTGTCCCCGTCCCAGTGGCGGGACCCCGTCGCGGTGCTGGCCCGCCTGGAGCACGGTGCCGACCCGACCGCCCTGGCCCCCGGCTCCCCGGAGACCCCGCTGCATCTGGCCGCCGCCCACGGCTCCCCCGAGGTCGTCGCCGCGCTCCTGGAGCACGGCGCCGCGGTGGATGCCCCGGACGACCAGGGATGCACCCCACTGTGGGGCGCCGTCTGCCATGGCGCCGCGGCGGCGGCCGAGGTGCTGCTGCGGGCCGGCGCGGACGCCTGGCGCCCGCAGCTCGGCGGCCGCTCCCCCGGTCGGCTGGCGCTGACCACCGCGCTGGCCCCGCTGTTCGCCGGCCTCCCGGGCGCGGTGCCGCTGTCGCCGCAGGAGCGCGCCGCCGTGCGGGACGCGGACGAGCGGGCGGCGGTCTTCCGCGGGGTGCGCGCCGAGGGCAGCTCGGTGGCGTTCGTGGCCGGCGTCGACGAGGCGGAGACGGTCCGTCGGCTCGGCAGCGCCTGGGCCGACGGCCCCGCGTGGGCGCCGGCCCCCGGGGCGAATCCGCCCGCCCCGGACTCCTGGAGCCTCGATCCGTACGGCGCCGGCGCCCACCGCGCGGTGGGCGTGACGGGCGTGCCCGGCGGCTGCGTCCTGCTCCAGCCGGCGTCGTACGTGCTGGGCACCGACCCGCTGCTGGCCGCGCTCTCCCCGGGCGCCACCGCGTACGGCCTCTACGTCAGCCCCCAGGGCGGCACGTTCGGCACGCTCGCCCGCGACGGCCGCGTCGAGCTGTCCGAGGAGCTCGGCCTCCCGCCGCTCGACAGGGCGCCCGAGGGCCACTGGACCCACCGCTTCTGGAGCCGCTCCCTGCCGGACGACCTGTACGACGCGAGCGCGCTGGCCTACGCCTCCGCGGCGGCCGGTCTGCGCGTGACGACCCCGCGGCCCGTGATCGGTCCGCCCCGCCGCTGGGTGGAGATACCCGCCGACAGCCGGCTCCTGGCGCAGGTGGGCTCGGCGTGA
- a CDS encoding chromosome segregation SMC family protein, producing MHLKSLTLRGFKSFASATTLRFEPGITCVVGPNGSGKSNVVDALSWVMGEQGAKSLRGGKMEDVIFAGTTGRPPLGRAEVSLTIDNSDGALPIEYAEVTLTRTMFRNGGSEYQINGDTCRLLDIQELLSDSGIGREMHVIVGQGQLDSVLHADPMGRRAFIEEAAGVLKHRKRKEKALRKLDAMKANLARVQDLTDELRRQLKPLGRQAAVARRAAVIQADLRDARLRLLADDLVTLRRALAAEIADEAALKERKEAAEAQLRTAQQREAALEAEVRALAPRVQRAQQTWYELSQLAERVRGTVSLAEARVRSAAAAPPEERRGRDPEELEREAARIREQEAELTAGLEAASRALEDTVEHRAALERQLAEEERRLRDAARALADRREGLARLSGQVTAARGRAASARAEIERLAEARDAAHSRAVAAQEEYEQRRAEVDGLDADDEELAGRYEAARRESAEAEAALSAAREALTAAERGRAATAARHDALALGLRRKDGTGVLLAAADRIGGLLGPAAELLTVTPGFEVPVAAALGAAADAVAVTDPAAAAAALRLLRSEDAGRAALVLAGSRPARVPAPARAREEVEAVAAVEAVERAGGGETSGGAGGGGVAPAPGVGGGPVSAQELVSGPRELTASVARLLRDVVVVGTLAQAEEVVAARPELIAVTAEGDLLGAHFAQGGSAGAPSLLEVQASVDEAAAELTELAARCDELAEALRAAERRRAECAALVEELDARRRAADREKSKVAGDLGRLAGQARAAAGEAERSAAAAARAEEALARAMAEAEELAARLAAAEEAPGAADEEPDTSVRDRLAADGANARQTEMEARLQARTHEERVKALAGRADGLDRAARAEREARARAERRRARLRHEAAVAGAVASGAGQLLAHIEVSVVRAEEERAAAERAKDERERALAGAREQGRGLATELDKLTDSVHRGEVLGAEKRLRIEQLEGRALEELGVEPAALVAEYGPDQPVPPSPPAEGETLPEDPAHPRNLPVPYVRAEQEKRLRAAERAYQQLGKVNPLALEEFAALEERHRFLSEQLEDVKKTRADLLRVVKEVDERVEQVFTEAFRDTAREFEGVFARLFPGGEGRLVLTNPDDMLATGVDVEARPPGKKVKRLSLLSGGERSLTAVALLVSIFKARPSPFYVMDEVEAALDDTNLQRLIRIMEELQESSQLIVITHQKRTMEVADALYGVSMQGDGVSKVISQRLR from the coding sequence GTGCATCTCAAGAGTCTGACCCTGCGAGGCTTCAAGTCCTTCGCCTCCGCCACGACGTTGCGGTTCGAACCGGGCATCACCTGCGTCGTGGGCCCCAACGGTTCCGGCAAGTCCAATGTCGTGGACGCGTTGTCGTGGGTGATGGGGGAGCAGGGGGCCAAATCGCTGCGCGGCGGGAAGATGGAGGACGTCATCTTCGCCGGGACGACCGGGCGGCCGCCGCTCGGCCGCGCCGAGGTGTCGCTGACGATCGACAACTCCGACGGCGCGCTGCCCATCGAATACGCCGAAGTCACCCTGACCCGGACCATGTTCCGCAACGGCGGCAGCGAGTACCAGATCAATGGCGACACCTGCAGGTTGCTGGATATCCAGGAACTCCTCTCGGATTCCGGTATCGGCCGCGAGATGCATGTGATCGTGGGCCAGGGGCAGCTCGACTCCGTGCTGCACGCCGATCCGATGGGCCGCCGGGCGTTCATCGAGGAGGCCGCCGGCGTGCTCAAGCACCGCAAGCGCAAGGAGAAGGCGCTGCGGAAGCTGGACGCGATGAAGGCCAACCTCGCCCGGGTGCAGGACCTCACCGACGAGCTGCGGCGGCAACTCAAGCCGCTGGGGCGGCAGGCCGCGGTCGCCCGGCGGGCCGCCGTCATCCAGGCCGATCTGCGCGACGCCCGGCTGCGGCTGCTCGCCGACGACCTCGTCACGCTGCGCCGGGCGCTGGCCGCCGAGATCGCGGACGAGGCGGCGCTGAAGGAGCGTAAGGAGGCCGCGGAGGCGCAGCTTCGGACGGCGCAGCAGCGCGAGGCGGCGTTGGAGGCCGAGGTCCGGGCGTTGGCGCCGCGGGTGCAGCGGGCGCAGCAGACCTGGTACGAGCTGTCCCAGCTCGCCGAGCGGGTGCGCGGCACGGTGTCGCTGGCCGAGGCCCGGGTGCGTAGCGCGGCGGCGGCTCCGCCGGAGGAGCGGCGCGGTCGGGACCCCGAGGAGTTGGAGCGGGAGGCCGCGCGGATCCGCGAGCAGGAGGCGGAGTTGACGGCCGGCTTGGAGGCGGCGAGCCGGGCGCTTGAGGACACCGTCGAGCACCGGGCCGCGCTGGAGCGGCAGTTGGCCGAGGAGGAACGGCGCCTGCGGGACGCCGCCCGGGCATTGGCCGACCGGCGCGAGGGGCTGGCCCGACTCAGCGGTCAGGTGACCGCCGCCCGGGGTCGGGCCGCCTCGGCGCGGGCCGAGATCGAGCGGCTGGCCGAGGCCCGGGACGCCGCCCACTCCCGGGCGGTCGCGGCGCAGGAGGAGTACGAGCAGCGCCGGGCCGAGGTCGACGGGCTGGACGCGGACGACGAGGAGCTCGCCGGCCGGTATGAGGCGGCGCGACGGGAGTCGGCCGAGGCGGAGGCCGCGCTGAGCGCGGCCCGGGAGGCGCTGACCGCGGCCGAGCGGGGGCGCGCCGCGACCGCCGCCCGGCACGACGCGCTCGCCCTCGGGCTGCGCCGCAAGGACGGCACCGGCGTGCTGCTGGCCGCCGCGGACCGGATCGGCGGGCTGCTTGGGCCGGCGGCCGAACTGCTCACCGTCACGCCCGGGTTCGAGGTCCCGGTGGCGGCCGCGCTGGGCGCCGCGGCGGACGCGGTCGCGGTCACCGACCCGGCCGCGGCCGCGGCGGCGCTGCGGCTGCTGCGCTCGGAGGACGCGGGGCGGGCGGCGCTGGTGCTGGCCGGGAGCCGGCCGGCGCGGGTGCCGGCGCCGGCTCGGGCGCGCGAGGAAGTGGAGGCCGTGGCGGCGGTGGAGGCCGTCGAGCGGGCCGGTGGTGGCGAGACGTCCGGCGGGGCCGGCGGGGGCGGTGTCGCACCGGCGCCGGGGGTGGGCGGCGGGCCGGTGTCCGCGCAGGAACTGGTCAGCGGGCCGCGGGAGTTGACCGCCTCGGTGGCCCGGCTGCTGCGGGACGTGGTGGTGGTCGGGACGTTGGCCCAGGCCGAGGAGGTGGTGGCGGCGCGGCCGGAGCTGATCGCCGTCACCGCGGAGGGCGATCTGCTGGGGGCGCACTTCGCGCAGGGCGGTTCGGCGGGGGCGCCGAGCCTGCTGGAGGTCCAGGCGTCGGTCGACGAGGCGGCCGCGGAACTCACCGAGCTGGCGGCCCGCTGTGACGAACTGGCCGAGGCGCTGCGGGCGGCGGAGCGGCGACGGGCCGAATGCGCCGCGCTGGTCGAGGAGTTGGACGCCCGGCGGCGCGCGGCCGACCGGGAGAAGTCGAAGGTCGCCGGGGATCTGGGGCGGCTGGCCGGGCAGGCGCGGGCCGCCGCGGGGGAGGCGGAACGGTCCGCCGCGGCCGCCGCCCGGGCCGAGGAGGCGCTGGCGCGGGCCATGGCGGAGGCGGAGGAGCTGGCCGCCCGGCTCGCCGCGGCCGAGGAGGCCCCGGGCGCGGCCGACGAGGAGCCGGACACCTCGGTGCGCGACCGGTTGGCCGCGGACGGGGCCAACGCCCGGCAGACCGAGATGGAGGCCCGGCTCCAGGCGCGTACGCACGAGGAGCGGGTCAAGGCGCTCGCCGGGCGGGCGGACGGGCTGGACCGGGCGGCGCGGGCGGAGCGCGAGGCGCGGGCGCGGGCCGAGCGGCGGCGCGCCCGGCTGCGTCATGAGGCGGCGGTGGCCGGGGCGGTGGCCTCGGGCGCGGGTCAACTGCTGGCGCACATCGAGGTGTCGGTGGTCCGGGCCGAGGAGGAGCGGGCCGCCGCGGAACGGGCCAAGGACGAGCGGGAGCGGGCGCTGGCGGGCGCGCGTGAGCAGGGCCGTGGGCTGGCGACCGAGTTGGACAAGCTGACCGACTCGGTGCACCGCGGCGAGGTGTTGGGCGCGGAGAAGCGGCTGCGGATCGAGCAGTTGGAGGGCCGGGCGCTGGAGGAGTTGGGGGTGGAACCGGCCGCGCTGGTGGCGGAGTACGGGCCCGACCAGCCGGTCCCGCCGTCCCCGCCGGCCGAGGGCGAGACGCTGCCCGAGGACCCCGCGCACCCGCGGAACCTGCCGGTGCCGTATGTGCGGGCCGAACAGGAGAAGCGGCTGCGGGCCGCCGAGCGGGCGTACCAGCAGCTCGGGAAGGTGAACCCGCTGGCGCTGGAGGAGTTCGCGGCGCTGGAGGAGCGGCACCGGTTCCTCAGCGAGCAGCTCGAAGACGTGAAGAAGACCCGGGCCGATCTGCTGCGGGTGGTCAAGGAGGTCGACGAGCGGGTCGAGCAGGTCTTCACCGAGGCGTTCCGCGACACCGCCCGGGAGTTCGAGGGCGTCTTCGCGCGCCTCTTCCCGGGCGGCGAGGGGCGGTTGGTGCTGACGAACCCGGACGACATGCTGGCGACCGGGGTGGACGTGGAGGCGCGTCCGCCGGGGAAGAAGGTCAAGCGGCTCTCGCTGCTGTCGGGCGGGGAGCGTTCGCTGACCGCGGTCGCGCTGCTGGTGTCGATCTTCAAGGCGCGGCCCAGCCCGTTCTACGTGATGGACGAGGTCGAGGCGGCGTTGGACGACACCAATCTCCAGCGGCTGATCCGGATCATGGAGGAGCTCCAGGAGAGTTCCCAGTTGATCGTGATCACGCACCAGAAGCGGACGATGGAGGTCGCCGACGCGCTCTACGGCGTCTCGATGCAGGGCGACGGCGTCTCGAAGGTGATCAGCCAGCGGCTGCGCTGA
- a CDS encoding sugar porter family MFS transporter: MTSTAQPTVPEGRKAQPDHLGHVIFITAAAAMGGFLFGYDSSVINGAVEAIRSRYDVGSAVLAQVIAIALIGCAIGAATAGRIADRIGRIRVMQIASVLFTISAIGSALPFALWDLAMWRVLGGIAIGMASVIGPAYIAEVSPPAYRGRLGSFQQAAIVVGIAVSQLVNWGILNLAHGQQRGTIAGLEAWQWMLGVMVIPAVLYGLLSFAIPESPRFLISVGKADRAKEVLAEVEGHTVDLDARIVEIQDAMRSEHKSTFKDLLGGKGGFLPIVWVGIGLSVFQQLVGINVAFYYSSTLWQSVGINPESSFFYSFTTSIINIIGTVIAMIFVDRIGRRPLALIGSAGMAIALALEAWAFSAKTAAGTLPATEGTVALIAAHGFVLFFALSWGVVVWVFLGEMFPNKIRAAALGVAASAQWIANWAITASFPSLSDWNLSGTYVIYAVFALLSIPFVLKFVKETKGKALEEMG; the protein is encoded by the coding sequence TTGACCAGCACCGCGCAGCCGACGGTCCCGGAAGGCCGCAAGGCCCAGCCGGACCACCTCGGCCATGTCATCTTCATCACCGCGGCTGCCGCGATGGGCGGCTTTCTCTTCGGCTACGACAGCTCCGTCATCAACGGCGCCGTCGAGGCGATCCGCAGCCGCTACGACGTCGGGTCCGCCGTCCTCGCGCAGGTGATCGCCATCGCCCTGATCGGCTGCGCGATCGGCGCCGCCACCGCCGGCCGGATCGCCGACCGGATCGGCCGGATCCGGGTCATGCAGATCGCCTCGGTGCTGTTCACCATCAGTGCCATCGGCTCGGCGCTGCCGTTCGCCCTGTGGGACCTGGCGATGTGGCGCGTCCTGGGCGGCATCGCGATCGGCATGGCCTCGGTCATCGGCCCGGCCTACATCGCCGAGGTCTCGCCGCCCGCCTACCGCGGCCGGCTCGGCTCCTTCCAGCAGGCCGCGATCGTCGTCGGCATCGCCGTCTCCCAGCTCGTGAACTGGGGCATCCTCAACCTCGCCCACGGCCAGCAGCGCGGCACCATCGCCGGCCTGGAAGCCTGGCAGTGGATGCTCGGCGTGATGGTCATCCCGGCCGTCCTCTACGGCCTGCTCTCCTTCGCGATCCCCGAGTCGCCGCGCTTCCTGATCTCCGTCGGCAAGGCCGATCGTGCCAAGGAGGTGCTCGCCGAGGTCGAGGGGCACACCGTGGACCTCGACGCCCGGATCGTCGAGATCCAGGACGCGATGCGCAGCGAGCACAAGTCGACCTTCAAGGACCTGCTCGGCGGCAAGGGCGGCTTCCTGCCGATCGTGTGGGTCGGCATCGGACTCTCCGTCTTCCAGCAGCTCGTCGGCATCAACGTCGCCTTCTACTACTCCTCGACGCTGTGGCAGTCGGTCGGCATCAACCCGGAGAGCTCGTTCTTCTACAGCTTCACCACCTCGATCATCAACATCATCGGTACCGTGATCGCGATGATCTTCGTCGACCGGATCGGTCGTCGCCCGCTGGCGCTGATCGGCTCCGCCGGTATGGCCATCGCGCTGGCCCTGGAAGCCTGGGCCTTCTCCGCCAAGACCGCGGCCGGCACCCTGCCGGCGACCGAGGGCACCGTGGCGCTGATCGCCGCGCACGGCTTCGTCCTCTTCTTCGCGCTCTCCTGGGGCGTCGTGGTCTGGGTCTTCCTCGGCGAGATGTTCCCGAACAAGATCCGTGCCGCCGCGCTGGGCGTCGCCGCCTCCGCGCAGTGGATCGCCAACTGGGCGATCACGGCCAGCTTCCCCAGCCTCTCCGACTGGAACCTGTCCGGCACCTACGTGATCTACGCGGTCTTCGCCCTGCTCTCGATCCCCTTCGTGCTCAAGTTCGTGAAGGAGACCAAGGGCAAGGCGTTGGAGGAGATGGGCTAA